One region of Gossypium raimondii isolate GPD5lz chromosome 6, ASM2569854v1, whole genome shotgun sequence genomic DNA includes:
- the LOC105773148 gene encoding phosphoinositide phosphatase SAC3 isoform X2 translates to MESSAAKYCCDNINNHESSSQSQTSTCMQKFRLYETRSNFYMIGRDKSRTYWRVLKIDRLDPSELNIREDSTTYTESECSELLRRIHEGNISTGGLRFVTICYGIVGFIKFLGPYYMLLITKRRQIGSIRGHNVYAVSKTEMIPVPNATVNSSIADSKDENRYKKLLCTVDLTKDFFFSYSYHVMLSLQKNLCNNEPGQVLYETMFVWNEFLTRGIRSHLQNTLWTVALVYGFFKQATLSVSGRDFKLTLIARRSRHYAGTRYLKRGVNEKGRVANDVETEQIVFEDVPDGLPAEVTSVVQNRGSIPLFWSQETSRLNLKPDIILSKKDKNYEATRLHFQNLVKRYGNPIIILNLIKTQEKKPRESILRQEFANAIDVINKDLSEENRLRFLHWDLHKYSRSKATNVLLLLGKVAAYALMLTGFFYCRLTSTLKPEECVAWPSVENIDDSDMSHHKYLNNVNEDAYRLEGNYSGYNNITNGNHSLKPPTFQRGVLRTNCIDCLDRTNVAQYAYGLAALGHQLHALGIKDTPKIDLNDPLADNLMGFYERMGDTLAHQYGGSAAHNKIFQERRGQWRAATQSQEFFRTLQRYYSNAYMDAEKQDAINVFLGHFQPQPGKPALWELGSDQHYRGRNGETTVDEDGRSFFKRSFSDGNILRQSISPMPAIKDKQEKFTNSTLPNRSQGSNGLSESSPEISTCESDISCSRYTPSMPRRQLFGDVQRDRYLETGQIFFSEHGGGVNCSNFVDLDWLSSSGNSCEDEPFERECIRQEWRNSPRVLCSGLTMDRCFPIKVLLVFLKSVTDIHDSSESSCRSDARH, encoded by the exons ATGGAATCCTCCGCTGCAAAATATTGCTGCGATAATATTAACAATCATGAGAGCTCCTCCCAATCTCAAACTTCTACATGTATGCAGAAATTCAGACTCTACGAAACTCGATCg AACTTTTATATGATTGGAAGGGATAAGAGTAGAACTTATTGGAGAGTGTTAAAGATAGACCGGCTTGATCCTTCCGAACTGAACATTCGGGAAGACTCTACCACGTATACAGAGAGTGAATGCTCTGAGTTGTTGAGGCGGATACATGAAGGAAATATATCCACCGGTGGATTGAGATTCGTTACAATTTGTTATGGCATTGTTG ggtttattaaatttttggggccTTATTATATGCTGCTTATTACAAAAAGAAGGCAGATTGGCTCAATTCGTGGTCATAACGTATATGCGGTTTCAAAGACTGAGATGATTCCTGTCCCAAATGCAACTGTTAATTCAAGCATTGCTGACTCTAAGGATGAGAATAG ATACAAGAAGCTCTTATGCACGGTTGATCTGACAAAGGACTTCTTCTTCAGCTATTCATACCATGTTATGCTTAGTCTTCAAAAGAACTTGTGTAATAATGAACCAGGTCAGGTTCTTTATGAGACCATGTTTGTGTGGAATGAGTTCCTAACTCGAGGGATCCGCAGTCATCTCCAGAATACTTTATGGACAGTTGCATTGGTGTATGGCTTCTTTAAGCAG GCCACACTTTCTGTATCTGGAAGGGACTTCAAACTTACGCTTATTGCAAGACGCTCCCGTCACTATGCTGGTACCAG GTATCTAAAACGAGGAGTAAATGAAAAAGGCAGAGTAGCTAATGATGTTGAAACAGAGCAGATTGTCTTCGAGGATGTCCCTGATGGGCTTCCTGCAGAAGTAACTTCTGTTGTCCAGAACCGAGGCTCAATTCCGCTCTTTTGGTCACAAGAAACCTCACGATTGAATCTTAAACCAGATATCATAT TGTCAAAGAAGGACAAAAATTATGAAGCAACCAGACTTCACTTTCAAAATCTTGTCAAAAGATATGGCAAccctataattattttaaatttgattaag ACACAAGAGAAGAAGCCTCGAGAGTCGATTCTTCGTCAAGAGTTTGCAAATGCAATTGATGTTATAAATAAAGATTTGTCAGAGGAGAATCGGTTGAGGTTCCTTCACTGGGATCTACACAAATATTCTCGGAG CAAAGCGACAAATGTTTTGCTACTCTTGGGCAAAGTGGCTGCATATGCATTAATGCTAACAGGTTTCTTTTATTGTCGGCTGACTTCAACCTTGAAACCTGAGGAGTGCGTGGCTTGGCCTTCTGTTGA GAATATTGATGATAGTGACATGTCACACCATAAATATCTCAACAATGTTAATGAGGATGCGTACAGATTGGAGGGGAACTATTCTGgatataataatattactaatGGGAATCATTCTCTCAAGCCTCCGACATTCCAAAGAGGTGTACTTAGGACCAATTGTATAGACTGTCTGGATCGCACAAATGTTGCACAGTATGCATATGGATTGGCTGCTCTTGGACACCAGCTTCATGCTTTAGGGATTAAAGATACCCCAAAGATAGATCTGAATGATCCTTTGGCAGATAATTTAATGGGTTTTTATGAGAGAATGGGTGACACACTTGCGCACCAATATGGTGGTTCTGCAGCTCACAATAAG ATATTCCAGGAGAGAAGGGGTCAATGGAGAGCAGCAACCCAGTCACAGGAGTTCTTTAGAACACTTCAACGATATTATAGCAATGCATATATGGATGCAGAGAAACAAGATGCAATTAATGT ATTCCTTGGGCATTTCCAGCCCCAGCCTGGTAAACCTGCTCTTTGGGAATTGGGTTCAGATCAACATTATAGGGGAAGAAATGGGGAAACCACTGTGGATGAAGATGGAAG GTCATTTTTCAAAAGATCATTTTCTGATGGAAACATTCTTCGTCAAAGTATATCACCTATGCCAGCCATAAAAGATAAGCAGGAGAAATTTACCAATTCAACTTTACCCAACCGATCACAAGGAAGTAATGGCCTTTCAGAGTCATCACCTGAGATATCAACTTGTGAAAGTGATATCTCGTGTTCAAG GTATACACCCTCTATGCCTCGAAGACAGCTATTTGGAGATGTGCAAAGAGATCGCTATCTTGAAACTggccaaattttcttttctgaaCATGGGGGTGGAGTTAATTGCTCTAACTTTGTTGACCTAGACTGGCTTTCATCCTCAGGAAATTCTTGTGAAGATGAACCATTTGAGAG ggAATGCATCAGACAGGAATGGAGGAATTCCCCGAGAGTTTTGTGCAGTGGGTTAACTATGGACAGATGCTTTCCCATTAAAGTTTTGCTCGTTTTCCTCAAGTCAGTGACAGACATCCATGACTCCAGCGAGTCAAGCTGCCGCAGTGATGCAAGGCATTGA
- the LOC105773148 gene encoding phosphoinositide phosphatase SAC3 isoform X1: MESSAAKYCCDNINNHESSSQSQTSTCMQKFRLYETRSNFYMIGRDKSRTYWRVLKIDRLDPSELNIREDSTTYTESECSELLRRIHEGNISTGGLRFVTICYGIVGFIKFLGPYYMLLITKRRQIGSIRGHNVYAVSKTEMIPVPNATVNSSIADSKDENRYKKLLCTVDLTKDFFFSYSYHVMLSLQKNLCNNEPGQVLYETMFVWNEFLTRGIRSHLQNTLWTVALVYGFFKQATLSVSGRDFKLTLIARRSRHYAGTRYLKRGVNEKGRVANDVETEQIVFEDVPDGLPAEVTSVVQNRGSIPLFWSQETSRLNLKPDIILSKKDKNYEATRLHFQNLVKRYGNPIIILNLIKTQEKKPRESILRQEFANAIDVINKDLSEENRLRFLHWDLHKYSRSKATNVLLLLGKVAAYALMLTGFFYCRLTSTLKPEECVAWPSVENIDDSDMSHHKYLNNVNEDAYRLEGNYSGYNNITNGNHSLKPPTFQRGVLRTNCIDCLDRTNVAQYAYGLAALGHQLHALGIKDTPKIDLNDPLADNLMGFYERMGDTLAHQYGGSAAHNKIFQERRGQWRAATQSQEFFRTLQRYYSNAYMDAEKQDAINVFLGHFQPQPGKPALWELGSDQHYRGRNGETTVDEDGRSFFKRSFSDGNILRQSISPMPAIKDKQEKFTNSTLPNRSQGSNGLSESSPEISTCESDISCSRYTPSMPRRQLFGDVQRDRYLETGQIFFSEHGGGVNCSNFVDLDWLSSSGNSCEDEPFERSSLLTSSPGLSSENIVNGILGETTPSTSEYGSSMKGMHQTGMEEFPESFVQWVNYGQMLSH, from the exons ATGGAATCCTCCGCTGCAAAATATTGCTGCGATAATATTAACAATCATGAGAGCTCCTCCCAATCTCAAACTTCTACATGTATGCAGAAATTCAGACTCTACGAAACTCGATCg AACTTTTATATGATTGGAAGGGATAAGAGTAGAACTTATTGGAGAGTGTTAAAGATAGACCGGCTTGATCCTTCCGAACTGAACATTCGGGAAGACTCTACCACGTATACAGAGAGTGAATGCTCTGAGTTGTTGAGGCGGATACATGAAGGAAATATATCCACCGGTGGATTGAGATTCGTTACAATTTGTTATGGCATTGTTG ggtttattaaatttttggggccTTATTATATGCTGCTTATTACAAAAAGAAGGCAGATTGGCTCAATTCGTGGTCATAACGTATATGCGGTTTCAAAGACTGAGATGATTCCTGTCCCAAATGCAACTGTTAATTCAAGCATTGCTGACTCTAAGGATGAGAATAG ATACAAGAAGCTCTTATGCACGGTTGATCTGACAAAGGACTTCTTCTTCAGCTATTCATACCATGTTATGCTTAGTCTTCAAAAGAACTTGTGTAATAATGAACCAGGTCAGGTTCTTTATGAGACCATGTTTGTGTGGAATGAGTTCCTAACTCGAGGGATCCGCAGTCATCTCCAGAATACTTTATGGACAGTTGCATTGGTGTATGGCTTCTTTAAGCAG GCCACACTTTCTGTATCTGGAAGGGACTTCAAACTTACGCTTATTGCAAGACGCTCCCGTCACTATGCTGGTACCAG GTATCTAAAACGAGGAGTAAATGAAAAAGGCAGAGTAGCTAATGATGTTGAAACAGAGCAGATTGTCTTCGAGGATGTCCCTGATGGGCTTCCTGCAGAAGTAACTTCTGTTGTCCAGAACCGAGGCTCAATTCCGCTCTTTTGGTCACAAGAAACCTCACGATTGAATCTTAAACCAGATATCATAT TGTCAAAGAAGGACAAAAATTATGAAGCAACCAGACTTCACTTTCAAAATCTTGTCAAAAGATATGGCAAccctataattattttaaatttgattaag ACACAAGAGAAGAAGCCTCGAGAGTCGATTCTTCGTCAAGAGTTTGCAAATGCAATTGATGTTATAAATAAAGATTTGTCAGAGGAGAATCGGTTGAGGTTCCTTCACTGGGATCTACACAAATATTCTCGGAG CAAAGCGACAAATGTTTTGCTACTCTTGGGCAAAGTGGCTGCATATGCATTAATGCTAACAGGTTTCTTTTATTGTCGGCTGACTTCAACCTTGAAACCTGAGGAGTGCGTGGCTTGGCCTTCTGTTGA GAATATTGATGATAGTGACATGTCACACCATAAATATCTCAACAATGTTAATGAGGATGCGTACAGATTGGAGGGGAACTATTCTGgatataataatattactaatGGGAATCATTCTCTCAAGCCTCCGACATTCCAAAGAGGTGTACTTAGGACCAATTGTATAGACTGTCTGGATCGCACAAATGTTGCACAGTATGCATATGGATTGGCTGCTCTTGGACACCAGCTTCATGCTTTAGGGATTAAAGATACCCCAAAGATAGATCTGAATGATCCTTTGGCAGATAATTTAATGGGTTTTTATGAGAGAATGGGTGACACACTTGCGCACCAATATGGTGGTTCTGCAGCTCACAATAAG ATATTCCAGGAGAGAAGGGGTCAATGGAGAGCAGCAACCCAGTCACAGGAGTTCTTTAGAACACTTCAACGATATTATAGCAATGCATATATGGATGCAGAGAAACAAGATGCAATTAATGT ATTCCTTGGGCATTTCCAGCCCCAGCCTGGTAAACCTGCTCTTTGGGAATTGGGTTCAGATCAACATTATAGGGGAAGAAATGGGGAAACCACTGTGGATGAAGATGGAAG GTCATTTTTCAAAAGATCATTTTCTGATGGAAACATTCTTCGTCAAAGTATATCACCTATGCCAGCCATAAAAGATAAGCAGGAGAAATTTACCAATTCAACTTTACCCAACCGATCACAAGGAAGTAATGGCCTTTCAGAGTCATCACCTGAGATATCAACTTGTGAAAGTGATATCTCGTGTTCAAG GTATACACCCTCTATGCCTCGAAGACAGCTATTTGGAGATGTGCAAAGAGATCGCTATCTTGAAACTggccaaattttcttttctgaaCATGGGGGTGGAGTTAATTGCTCTAACTTTGTTGACCTAGACTGGCTTTCATCCTCAGGAAATTCTTGTGAAGATGAACCATTTGAGAG GTCATCACTACTTACAAGCTCTCCAGGGCTTTCATCAGAGAATATTGTCAATGGAATATTGGGAGAAACAACCCCATCCACCAGTGAATATGGATCGAGTATGAAG ggAATGCATCAGACAGGAATGGAGGAATTCCCCGAGAGTTTTGTGCAGTGGGTTAACTATGGACAGATGCTTTCCCATTAA